From Lysobacter lycopersici:
CGATCGACGCATCGTCGTGGTCGCTGATTTCGATTGCGATGGCGCGACCGCCTGCGCCACCGGCGTGCGCGGCCTGCGCATGCTCGGCGCGCGCCACGTCGCCTACGCGGTCCCGAACCGCGCGGTACATGGTTACGGACTGACGCCCGCGCTGGTCGAGGAACTCGTCGGGCTGGAACCGGAACTGCTGGTCACTGTCGACCATGGCATCGCCTGCCATGCGGGCATCGCCGCGGCGCGTTCGCGCGGTTGGGACGTGCTGGTCACCGACCACCACCTGCCAGGCGAAACGCTGCCGGACGCGAACGCCATCGTGAACCCCGCGCTGCCCGGGCACGATTTCGGCAGTCGTGCGCTGGCCGGCGTCGGCGTGCTGTTCTACCTGCTGCTGGCGCTGCGCAAGCGATTGCGCGGAAGCGGAAAACTGCCGTCGCCGGAGCCCGATCTTTCCGCGCTGCTGGACCTGGTCGCGGTCGGCACCGTCGCCGACCTCGTGCCGCTCGACGCCTGCAACCGTGCGCTGGTGTCGGCGGGGTTGCGCCGATTGCGTGCCGGGCAGGGCAGCGCCGGACTGAACGCACTGGCGCAGGTCGCCGGTCGCGAACGCACGACGCTCACCGCCAGCGACATCGGCTTCGGCATCGCCCCGCGCATCAACGCAGCCGGCCGGCTCGAAGACATGACGGTGGGCATCGAATGCCTGCTCTGCGACGAACCCGTGCGTGCGCTGGAGCTCGCGACCGCGCTGGATGCGATCAACCGCGAACGCCGCGCGCTGCAGCAGCACACCACCGACGAGGCCGAAGCCGCGTTCGCCGGGCTCGCCAACGATTGGGATTCGCCACCGGTCGCCTTGTGCCTGTTCGACCCGGAATGGCACGCCGGCGTGGTCGGTCTGGTCGCGTCGAAACTCGCGCAGCGCGCGCACCGGCCGGCGGTGGTGTTCGCGCCATCGCAGCCGGGCAGCGGCGAACTGCGCGGTTCGGCACGCTCGATCCCCGGCCTGCACATCCGCGACGCCCTGGCCGCGGTCGATGCCGCGCATCCCGGCTTGATCGAACGCTTCGGCGGCCACGCGATGGCCGCGGGCCTGACGCTGGCGGAATCGAAACTGCCCGCGTTCGAAACCGCATTGCGCGAAGCCGTTGCATCGATGCTCGATCCGGCCATCCTCCAGGCCGAGCTGTGGACCGACGGCGAACTGGAACCGGAGCAATTCAGCCGTGCGACTGCGGATCTATTGCGCGATGCCGGGCCATGGGGGCAGGGCTGGCCGGAACCGCTGTTCGACGGCGAATTCGAGGTGCTGTCGTCGCGCGCGGTCGGAGAACGCCATCTCAAGCTGGAACTGCGCCGCGACGGTCGGCGCTTCAACGCGATCCAGTTCGGCGGCTGGAATGGCGAAACGCCGCCAACGCGCGTGCGCATCGCCTACCGCCTGCAGGGCGACGACTGGCGCGGCGGGGATGCGGTGCAACTGGTGGTCGAACACCGCGAGCCGGCGGAGGCGGGCTAATCGTCCAGTTTCGTCAGCGTCGCGCCGTAATGCGCGGCCACGTGGTCGGTCTTGTCGCTCCTGATCTCGTACTGCGGCTTCTCCGGCGAGGCGTGATGCCGGTGGCCCTTGTAGTCGAAATCGCGGGTGTGCACCTTGATGATGCGTCCGCTGACATGCCCGGCCTCCGAATTCCAGCCGACGTGGTCGCCCACCTTGAATCCCGCCATGGCCGTTCCTCCTTCGCCTTGCCGGCAGCCTAGCCCGCGGGCGGTGCAGGGCGCGTGGATGCTAGAATCCGCGGTCATTTTTCGCGGTACGCACGCCATGATCGAACTCAATCCCGTCCGAGCCCGCATCGCCGACCTGACCGGTCGCCTCGACGCGCTCCGGGGGTATCTTTGACTACGATGCCAAGCGCGAGCGCCTGGAAGAAGTCGAACGCGAACTCGAGAACCCCGACGTCTGGAACGACCCGGAACGCGCGCAGGCGCTGGGCCGCGAGCGTTCCCTGCTCGACAAGACCGTCAACGGCATCCGTGGCCTGAAGGACGGCCTCGGCGGCGCGGGCGAATTGCTCGACCTCGC
This genomic window contains:
- a CDS encoding hypervirulence associated TUDOR domain-containing protein yields the protein MAGFKVGDHVGWNSEAGHVSGRIIKVHTRDFDYKGHRHHASPEKPQYEIRSDKTDHVAAHYGATLTKLDD
- the recJ gene encoding single-stranded-DNA-specific exonuclease RecJ; the encoded protein is MTAVRIRRREPGQQGDWPERYPELLRRLYAARGADGPALAQPRLADMPSPDAMPGIEAATALLEDAIANDRRIVVVADFDCDGATACATGVRGLRMLGARHVAYAVPNRAVHGYGLTPALVEELVGLEPELLVTVDHGIACHAGIAAARSRGWDVLVTDHHLPGETLPDANAIVNPALPGHDFGSRALAGVGVLFYLLLALRKRLRGSGKLPSPEPDLSALLDLVAVGTVADLVPLDACNRALVSAGLRRLRAGQGSAGLNALAQVAGRERTTLTASDIGFGIAPRINAAGRLEDMTVGIECLLCDEPVRALELATALDAINRERRALQQHTTDEAEAAFAGLANDWDSPPVALCLFDPEWHAGVVGLVASKLAQRAHRPAVVFAPSQPGSGELRGSARSIPGLHIRDALAAVDAAHPGLIERFGGHAMAAGLTLAESKLPAFETALREAVASMLDPAILQAELWTDGELEPEQFSRATADLLRDAGPWGQGWPEPLFDGEFEVLSSRAVGERHLKLELRRDGRRFNAIQFGGWNGETPPTRVRIAYRLQGDDWRGGDAVQLVVEHREPAEAG